TGGTTTCAAGGTGCAATACGATGAAACAGAGCTTTCAGGAATGAAAGGAACAAAAACTACAATAATAATAAGAAAAGATTCTTTCGATTTAATAAGAGAAGGAACTACAGAAACTAAAATGGAATTTGTGAAAAATAAAAGAACAGTATCCATGTATAAAACACCTTATGGAGTAATGGATCTTGAAATAGATACAATAAGGCTTAATATAGATGTTAGCGAAGATGGTGGAAGTATAAATACAATATACATATTAGAAATTGGAGAGCAACCTGCATTAAAAACAAATTTGAATATTGACATAAAGGTACAATAAGTTCATAAGTATAGTAACTTTAGAGTGTATTACAGATAATTAATAAGGGAGTAGGCAAAATGATTGAAATTTAAATCATGAGCAATACTCCTTTTTGCTTATTAAAAGTAAGTTATGTATAAGAGACAAAAGCTTATAAAATCAAGGGTTGACGCAAAAATTTGGAAGTACTTACTTAGTATGAATAGGTTAATGGTGATAATTAATAATTAATAATTTATAAGTGCTAAAGTTGGAATGATTAAATTAAATATATGTGGATATAATTTTAATGGAAGTGATTAAATGAGAAATGCATTAAAGTATGTAAAAATATTAAACAATGTATGTAATTATTATGGAATAAGTGAAGAAAAATTTATAGAATTTCTAAAAAATAAAGATAACAAATACATATTATTATTAATTTTAAAAAATAATAATTGTCTTGACGCCGAAAAAATTAAAGAAGTATTTAAATTAAAAACATCAAAGAGTATTAATAAAAATTTGAGATTAGCAGAAGAAAAATTCCTTGTAAACAGGCTTTTTAGAGAAGAATACTTTCAATTAGAAAATAGTATAGAAAAAAATGATATGATTAATTTATAAAAAAAGACTAGATATTAAGTTTGATGTGTGATATGATATTACCTATGTTATTAAGCAACACAAATACCCCATAGCTTATGTATTTAATTTATGGGGTAATTTGTATTATATCATTATTGAAATAATAAGTCAATAAAAAATTGTATAAAATTTTTTTACATAGGGAGGATAAAATGAATACAAAATATATTTTTGTTACAGGTGGAGTTGTTTCAGGCATAGGTAAAGGGATTACAGCAGCATCTCTTGGAAGATTATTGAAAAATAGAGGGGTAAAAATTTCTATTCAAAAATTTGATCCATATTTAAATGTAGATCCAGGAACTATGAGTCCTTATCAACATGGGGAAGTTTTTGTAACTGATGATGGAGCTGAAACAGATTTAGATTTAGGACACTATGAAAGATTTATAGATGAAAGTTTAACTCTAAATTCTAATGTTACAACTGGTAAAATATATAGCTCTGTTATAGAAAAAGAAAGAAGAGGAGAATATCTTGGTGGGACTGTTCAAGTAATTCCTCATATAACAAATGCTATAAAAGATAAAGTTTATCAAGTAGCAAATGAAAGAGATGTAGATGTAGTAATAACTGAAATTGGTGGAACTGTTGGAGATATTGAATCTCAGCCATTTTTAGAAGCTATAAGACAAATCAAGAGTGAAGTTGGAGCAGAAAATGTTTGTTACATCCACGTTACGTTAGTGCCATACTTAGGAAAAGCT
The window above is part of the Clostridium saccharoperbutylacetonicum N1-4(HMT) genome. Proteins encoded here:
- a CDS encoding DUF1934 domain-containing protein, translated to MNKKAIIAVNSTVLNDEEDLISVVTPGDFCEIEDGFKVQYDETELSGMKGTKTTIIIRKDSFDLIREGTTETKMEFVKNKRTVSMYKTPYGVMDLEIDTIRLNIDVSEDGGSINTIYILEIGEQPALKTNLNIDIKVQ